Part of the Candidatus Rokuibacteriota bacterium genome, AGGACAAGGGAATCGACTCCATCGAGGCGAGCTGCCGGATCGGCAACACCACCTTCTTGCTCCTTTTCCCCTCCGCCGGCCGCATGGCCCAGGGGCTCTACCTGTACGACGCGGCCGGCGGCGACCCGACGCGCCTGGTTGGCGGCAGCCCGGACGTGGTGGGCTTGGTGACGGACAAGGCGGGCACTCCGCATCTCACCGTCCGCTCCGTGGGCGTGACTCGTGGCGTCATGTGGGAGGGCTACCTGCTCGTCGATCTCAGGACGCGGGCGACGAAGGATCTCTTCTCGGGGGAGCAGGACGGGGAGAGCGGCGGCTGCTCGAGGCACGAGATCCTCCAGATCTCCCAGGCGACCCTGGGCGCGGCCGTCGAGATGCGCGACGTCAACGGGGACGGGGTGACCGACATCGTGATCCAGGCCGAGGAGGAGGAGTGCAAGACGGAGCGAATCGTGGCCGTCACGCAGACGTTCACGGCCATGTCCCCCGGATTCGCCCCGGGCCTGCCCCAGATCCGGGAGGTATCACCCCGCGGCGCGCGGAGCCGGCCCCGGGCGGCCCCCCGCCGGTGGCGCGGGTCCTGGGGCGCCACGAGCCAGCCGTGCGGAGGACGACCTTCTCGCCCGACGGACGAGTCCTCCTGTCCGTGGGCGGCGGAGGCACTGTGAAATGGTGGGACCTCTTGGCCGGCAGGGAGGCTGGCGTGATTCGGGAACCCAGCGTCGGGCGCGCCCAGATATCGCCCGATGGGCGGTTCCTCGCCCTGGGCGGGGCGGCGGGGTACATAAGGCAGATGTTGAGCCTGAGCGAGATGGCTGGAGGCCGGGAGATCTGGCGTGCGACGTACGAGGTCAACACACCGCAAGGAAACGTCTACTCGCTCGCCTTCTCGCCGGACGGACGGCGCCTGCTGGTGGCGGGGGCTGATGGCAC contains:
- a CDS encoding PD40 domain-containing protein: MKWWDLLAGREAGVIREPSVGRAQISPDGRFLALGGAAGYIRQMLSLSEMAGGREIWRATYEVNTPQGNVYSLAFSPDGRRLLVAGADGTLRLWDTATGRRLRGFTGYPEYYKEVAFAADGRSFLAQLPRSRDRSADMSAG